DNA sequence from the Pseudomonas tritici genome:
GCCTTGACTAACTTTGCGAGTTCCTGACTGAGCTGATCACTCCCCCCCCAAGAGAGGACTGGCTTCTTCTTGTCCCCCTACATCCGGATCCGCGGGGAGCTTTTCCTCATTTACTATTGACGACTTAAATAAAGTTGTCGCTCGACTTTCGAGTAATGCACCCGCTTGAAAGTAGCCCATCACCGTAGCCACACTGCGGTGTTCAGTCATAGCCATCACTTCACCCAACGGAACACCCTGACGACCCGCCTCGGTTACGAATCCTGAGCGTAGACTATGCGCCGCCCAATCGCCCTCGAGGCCTGCCAATTTGGCTCTGCGCTGAACAATCCGCGCTACCTGGTCAGCGGACAGACCCGTCAGCCCAACTTTGTCTCCTTTATAGATACGTCGAAATAAGGGGCCTGTTTCCGCTGGTGCTGCCAACAGCCAAGCTGTAAGTGCCTCGCCTGCGGGACCGCGTAGCGGCTTTTCTCTGCGGGCCCCGCCGGTGTTGGTTTTGGTCACACCCAGCGCATACAACCAGGTGTCGGTATCCAGTTGGCGTACATCGCTAATTTGTAAGTTCACCACCTCAGAACGCCGTCGGCCACCGCCGCTCCAGGCCAGTAGGAGGAGGGCGCGGTCACGCTGACCGCGAAGACCATCGGTGCAGGTGGCCAGCAGTGCCTGTAAAGACTCAAGTACGATGGCGGTCTTCTTACGCACCGATAGCCCTTGGCGTGACTGCGCCTTGCGTGCCTCGCGTAGCAAACTCTTGAGCGCCGGTGCATCGGTGGGGCTGTCCCAGCTATTCAGTCGATGCCATTTGCCCAGTACCGAAAGTCGATGACTGACGGTGTTGTAGGCCAGCACACCGGGCTTGGCTTTGACCTTTGCGCGGATAAGCGCAGCATCAATGGATGCTGGCAATAAATGCACCCATCTGCCGTCGTCCGTCGGACGGGCGAGGTGATCAACCACAAACTGGACCGCCACTGCGGCTTGCAATGGCGCATCGCCTAGCGCGTGTCCGTAGCGCAGTCGTAACCACGCCGACCAATAGGCAAGGGCGCTGCGATAGCTACGCACAGTGTTATCCGCCGTGCCGGCGGCAATGAAAGCTGCAGCTGCTTCCTGTGCGTTGAGGGTCAGAAAATGCAGGTCCAACGGCGTTTCGTCGACCTGCGAAATCTGGTTCGTAATATTTAATACGTCCAACGTATTTTAAATCCATATTGTGAAAGATAACGTCGGATAACATTCTATTATCAGACCTAATATAGCCCGAGGTGAACCATGGCGGTAGGCGTGCCGGAAAATGATGTGTTTGCGGCTGCGGACGCGGTCTTGGCGCGCGGTGAGCGGCCTACGGTCGAACGTGTACGCCTGCATCTGGGTCGTGGGAGCCCGGCCCGGGTTGGCGGACTGCTCGATCAATGGTGGGCGCGCCTAGCTGAAAGACTAAACGGTGCGAGCCGATTACCGACACTGCCGATCGAGGTAGCGGAAGAGTTTGTCGCTGTGTGGCAGCAGTCGATCTATCTAGCCCAGGGCGTCGCCGAGCAGGCGCTTACTGAGCAACGGCAAGTGAGTGATCAGCATCCCGATCATCATCTGGGGCAGCAAGTTGGTACTGCATTTCATGGATCGAT
Encoded proteins:
- a CDS encoding site-specific integrase, with protein sequence MDVLNITNQISQVDETPLDLHFLTLNAQEAAAAFIAAGTADNTVRSYRSALAYWSAWLRLRYGHALGDAPLQAAVAVQFVVDHLARPTDDGRWVHLLPASIDAALIRAKVKAKPGVLAYNTVSHRLSVLGKWHRLNSWDSPTDAPALKSLLREARKAQSRQGLSVRKKTAIVLESLQALLATCTDGLRGQRDRALLLLAWSGGGRRRSEVVNLQISDVRQLDTDTWLYALGVTKTNTGGARREKPLRGPAGEALTAWLLAAPAETGPLFRRIYKGDKVGLTGLSADQVARIVQRRAKLAGLEGDWAAHSLRSGFVTEAGRQGVPLGEVMAMTEHRSVATVMGYFQAGALLESRATTLFKSSIVNEEKLPADPDVGGQEEASPLLGGE